A region from the Malus domestica chromosome 07, GDT2T_hap1 genome encodes:
- the LOC103401890 gene encoding ATP-dependent helicase BRM-like, translating into MQSGGGGGGGPGRGVGPAGRAGSTSSAASPSSSSSAVSTPQLGFDSVQHQQHQQQQQQQQQQLGSRQPLHQQQFLRKPEGNEALLAYQAAGMQGVLGGGGSSQMPQQSRKFIDLAQQHGSQDGQSRSQGVDQQALNPVHQAYLQYAFQAAQQKSGLTMQPQQQAKMGLLGPPSGKDQDMRLGNMKMQELMSNQAPSQAQASSSKNLTEHFTRGEKQVGQGQPLVSDQRSDSKPSAQPSGMGQFMPGNMLRPMLAPQSQPSGQTMPNNQIALATQLQAFALEHNIDLSQLGNANLMSQLIPLLQSRISAQQKANESNMGAQSSPVPVSKQQVTSPPVAIESSPRANTSSDVSGQSSSAKAKQTVAANPFGSGSNSSIFNNSNSPMQQFSVHGRENQMPPRQSNPIGNGMTSTHPTVSSANTSQGVDHSFHVKSPQNNPETSQMHYHRQLSGSSPQAIVPNDGVSGNKSQSQGGLATQMGQQRHGFTKQQLHVLKAQILAFRRLKKGEGTLPQELLRAIAPPPLEMQPQQQLLPGRGNIHDKSSGKTLEDHVRHMESNEKDSQAVASMNAQNGAKEEAFAGEEKATVSTVHVQGALAVVKEPTPLVSSGKEEQHLTLSSVKSDHEVERGIQKASARSEIKVDRGKSVASQVTQVAVSDVMQVKKPAQASTVPLPKDVSSARKYHGPLFDFPFFTRKHDSLGSGVMVNNNNNNNNNLTLAYDVKDLVFEEGVEVLNKKRTENIKKIGGLLAVNLERKRIRPDLVLRLQIEEKKLRLSDLQARLRDEIDQHQQEIMAMPDRPYRKFVRLCERQRMELSRQVQASQKAMREKQLKSIFQWRKKLLEAHWAIRDARTARNRGVAKYHERMLREFSKRKDDHRNKRMEALKNNDVERYREMLLEQQTSIPGDAAERYAVLSSFLSQTEEYLHKLGSKITAAKNQQEVEEAANAAAAAARLQGLSEEEVRTAAACAGEEVMIRNRFIEMNAPRDSSSVNKYYSLAHAVNERVIRQPSMLRTGNLRDYQLVGLQWMLSLYNNKLNGILADEMGLGKTVQVMALIAYLMEFKGNYGPHLIIVPNAVLVNWKSELHTWLPSVSCIYYVGGKDQRAKLFSQEVCALKFNVLVTTYEFIMYDRSKLSKIDWKYIIIDEAQRMKDRESVLARDLDRYRCQRRLLLTGTPLQNDLKELWSLLNLLLPEVFDNRKAFHDWFSKPFQKEAPTPNAEDDWLETEKKVIIIHRLHQILEPFMLRRRVEDVEGALPSKISIVLRCRMSAIQSAVYDWIKSTGTIRVDPEEEKLRVQKNPQYQPKVYKTLNNRCMELRKTCNHPLLNYPFFNDFSKDFLVRSCGKLWILDRILVKLQKTGHRVLLFSTMTKLLDILEEYLQWRHLVFRRIDGTTSLEDRESAIVDFNRPGSDCFIFLLSIRAAGRGLNLQSADTVVIYDPDPNPKNEEQAVARAHRIGQKREVKVIYLEAVVDKMASHQKEDELRSGGTVDSEDDLAGKDRYIGSIESLIRNNIQQYKIDMADEVINAGRFDQRTTHEERRMTLETLLHDEERYQETLHDVPSLQEVNRMIARSEEEVELFDQMDEELDWIEEMTRYNQLPKWLRTSTKEVNAVIASLSKRPSKTTLLGGNAGLESTEMGSGSSPKTERKRGRPKKNHPSYKELDDDNGEYFEASSDENEEEGEVEELEDDEYSGAVEATPTIKEQVEEDVLECEGGYEYPKDSERVTNNHILEEAGSSGSSSDSRRLMQTVSPVSSQKFGSLSALDGRPGSASKRMQDDVEEGEIVVSGDSHVDHLDHQQSGSSNHDRDEGEDEQVLQPKIKRKRSLRVRPRHTIERPEEKSGSETPSLQRGDSSLLPFHVDHKSQAQSRADSEIKTYGEPHAVKHDQSDSSSKTKRILPRRGSNMSKVHVSPKSGRSNGMSDPAEDAAEPRRENWDGKVGNTSGTSVYGTKMSEIVQRKCKNVISKFQRRIDKEGPQIVPLLTDLWKRIENSSYASGSGNNLLDLRKIDQRIERLEYTGVMELVSDVQSMLKNGMQFYGFNYEVRTEARKVHDLFFDILKIAFAETDFREARSALSFTSPVLTSNAPAPSPRAATVGLSKRHKLINEVEPDSTPQQKPQQRAPIFNSEDTRVRSHMLQKESRHGSGSGNSRDHYHQDDSPPLAHPGDLVICKKKRKDREKSVVKTRTGSAGPVSPPSVGRGIRSPGPNSVPKQNPHPQGWANQPAQPTNKGGGSVGWANPVKRLRTDSGKRRPSHL; encoded by the exons ATGCAATCTGGTGGCGGAGGAGGAGGCGGGCCCGGCCGGGGAGTGGGCCCGGCTGGCCGTGCTGGATCGACGTCATCGGCTGCTTCGCCGTCTTCATCGTCCTCGGCCGTGTCGACGCCGCAACTGGGTTTTGATTCGGTGCAGCATCAACAacatcagcagcagcagcaacagcagcagcagcaattgGGGTCTAGACAG CCATTACACCAACAACAATTTTTAAGAAAACCTGAAGGGAATGAAGCTCTTTTAGCATATCAAGCTGCTGGTATGCAAGGAGTTTTGGGAGGGGGCGGCTCCAGTCAAATGCCTCAACAATCTAGGAAGTTCATTGATTTGGCTCAACAACATGGCTCCCAGGATGGACAGAGTCGTAGTCAAGGTGTTGACCAGCAAGCGTTAAATCCAGTTCATCAAGCATATCTTCAGTATGCTTTTCAGGCTGCCCAGCAGAAGTCAGGTTTGACAATGCAACCTCAGCAGCAAGCTAAAATGGGATTGTTGGGGCCGCCATCTGGAAAGGATCAGGACATGCGATTGGGAAATATGAAAATGCAGGAACTCATGTCTAATCAGGCACCTAGTCAGGCACAAGCATCATCTTCTAAGAATTTGACGGAACACTTTACTCGTGGAGAAAAGCAGGTGGGCCAAGGACAGCCATTAGTCTCTGACCAAAGGAGTGACTCGAAGCCTTCAGCCCAACCATCAGGCATGGGTCAATTCATGCCCGGAAACATGTTAAGGCCAATGTTGGCACCACAGTCTCAGCCAAGTGGCCAAACCATGCCAAATAACCAGATTGCGTTGGCTACTCAGTTGCAAGCATTTGCACTTGAGCACAACATTGATCTTTCACAGCTTGGAAATGCCAACTTAATGTCACAGCTCATTCCACTGTTGCAGTCGAGGATTTCTGCTCAACAAAAAGCTAATGAAAGCAACATGGGGGCACAATCCTCACCTGTTCCAGTGTCAAAGCAACAGGTTACATCTCCTCCAGTAGCAATTGAGAGTTCTCCTCGTGCTAATACATCAAGTGATGTATCTGGACAGTCTAGCTcggcaaaagcaaagcagacaGTTGCGGCTAACCCTTTTGGTTCAGGTTCAAATAGTAGCATATTTAACAATAGTAACAGCCCTATGCAGCAGTTTTCTGTTCATGGCAGAGAAAACCAGATGCCACCTAGGCAGTCAAATCCTATTGGAAATGGAATGACTTCTACCCATCCCACAGTGTCATCTGCAAACACAAGCCAGGGGGTGGATCACTCTTTTCATGTAAAAAGTCCACAAAACAATCCAGAAACATCGCAGATGCATTACCATCGACAGTTGAGTGGATCTTCTCCACAAGCTATAGTTCCTAATGATGGGGTTTCTGGCAACAAGAGCCAGTCACAAGGTGGACTGGCTACTCAGATGGGACAGCAACGCCATGGGTTCACTAAACAGCAGCTGCATGTTCTTAAAGCACAAATACTAGCATTTAGGCGACTCAAG AAAGGTGAAGGCACACTCCCTCAAGAACTTCTACGGGCTATTGCTCCACCACCTCTTGAGATGCAGCCACAGCAGCAATTGCTTCCTGGACGAGGAAACATTCATGATAAATCTTCTGGGAAAACTTTAGAAGATCATGTGCGGCATATGGAGTCCAATGAGAAAGATTCACAAGCTGTGGCATCAATGAATGCACAGAACGGTGCAAAAGAGGAAGCTTTTGCCGGAGAAGAGAAAGCAACCGTATCAACTGTTCATGTGCAAGGAGCACTCGCTGTGGTGAAGGAACCTACTCCTTTGGTGTCTTCTGGAAAAGAAGAGCAGCATTTGACTTTATCTTCTGTAAAGTCAGACCATGAAGTTGAACGTGGTATTCAAAAAGCTTCTGCTAGAAGTGAGATTAAAGTTGATAGGGGGAAGTCTGTTGCATCACAGGTCACACAGGTCGCTGTATCTGATGTCATGCAAGTTAAAAAGCCTGCACAAGCAAGCACTGTACCACTGCCAAAAGATGTTAGCTCTGCTAGAAAGTATCATGGACCTCTTTTTGATTTCCCCTTTTTCACTAGGAAACATGACTCTTTAGGTTCAGGGGTGATGGtaaacaataacaacaacaacaacaataatctAACATTGGCATATGACGTCAAAGATCTTGTTTTTGAGGAAGGTGTGGAAGTTCTTAACAAGAAGAGGACAGAAAATATCAAGAAGATTGGTGGTCTTTTGGCAGTAAATTTGGAAAGGAAACGGATTAGGCCCGATCTTGTCTTGCggttgcaaattgaagaaaaaaagctTCGACTTTCAGATTTACAGGCACGCTTAAGAGATGAAATTGATCAACATCAGCAGGAAATAATGGCAATGCCTGACAGGCCTTATCGGAAGTTTGTTCGGCTTTGCGAACGTCAGCGGATGGAGCTGTCTAGGCAAGTGCAGGCCTCTCAGAAAGCAATGAGAGAGAAGCAACTGAAATCTATATTCCAATGGCGTAAGAAGCTTTTAGAAGCTCACTGGGCCATTCGCGATGCACGGACTGCACGTAACAGGGGAGTTGCCAAATATCATGAGAGAATGCTGAGggaattttcaaagagaaaggaTGATCATAGGAATAAAAGGATGGAAGCACTGAAGAATAATGATGTTGAAAGGTACAGGGAAATGTTGCTGGAACAGCAGACTAGTATCCCAGGGGATGCAGCAGAGAGATATGCTGTTTTATCATCTTTCCTGAGTCAGACTGAGGAATATCTTCATAAACTTGGAAGTAAAATAACAGCAGCTAAGAATCAGCAAGAGGTGGAAGAGGCAGCAAATGCTGCTGCAGCTGCTGCACGTTTACAG GGTCTCTCAGAGGAAGAAGTTAGGACGGCAGCGGCTTGTGCTGGAGAGGAAGTAATGATTAGAAATCGATTTATTGAGATGAATGCACCTAGAGACAGTTCATCTGTTAACAA GTATTATAGTCTTGCACATGCTGTGAATGAAAGGGTCATAAGGCAACCCTCGATGTTACGGACTGGAAACTTAAGAGACTATCAACTT GTTGGGTTGCAATGGATGCTTTCTCTGTATAACAACAAATTAAATGGAATATTAGCAGATGAAATGGGTCTTGGGAAAACAGTACAG GTAATGGCATTGATTGCATATTTAATGGAGTTCAAGGGGAACTATGGGCCGCATCTCATAATTGTTCCAAATGCTGTCTTGGTAAATTGGAAG AGTGAGTTGCATACTTGGCTTCCATCCGTGTCCTGCATTTATTATGTTGGTGGGAAGGATCAACGGGCAAAATTGTTTTCTCAA GAGGTTTGTGCCTTGAAGTTTAATGTCCTTGTGACAACTTATGAGTTCATTATGTATGATCGGTCTAAACTCTCAAAAATTGATTGGAAGTATATAATAATTGATGAAGCACAAAGGATGAAAGACAGGGAATCGGTTCTAGCACGTGATCTTGATAGGTATCGTTGCCAAAGGCGCTTGCTTTTGACAGGAACACCATTGCAG AATGATTTAAAGGAACTCTGGTCACTTTTAAATCTGCTTCTTCCAGAAGTATTTGATAATCGGAAAGCATTTCATGACTGGTTTTCGAAACCCTTTCAAAAGGAAGCCCCTACACCAAATGCAGAAGATGACTGGCTTGAAACTGAAAAGAAAGTTATCATCATTCACCGACTTCATCAAATTTTAGAGCCTTTTATGCTTAGGCGGCGTGTTGAAGATGTGGAAGGTGCACTCCCGTCTAAG ATCTCCATCGTTTTGAGGTGTAGAATGTCAGCCATTCAAAGTGCTGTATATGACTGGATCAAATCAACAGGCACTATTCGAGTAGATCCTGAAGAAGAGAAGCTAAGGGTTCAAAAAAATCCACAATACCAGCCCAAAGTGTACAAAACATTAAATAATAGATGTATGGAACTGCGAAAAACTTGCAATCATCCGCTGCTCAATTACCCGTTCTTCAATGATTTTTCCAAGGATTTCCTTGTAAGATCATGTGGGAAATTATGGATCCTGGACAGGATCCTTGTTAAACTTCAAAAAACAGGGCATCGAGTACTTCTTTTCAGTACCATGACAAAACTCCTTGATATTTTGGAAGAATACTTGCAGTGGCGTCATCTTGTCTTCAGAAGGATTGATGGAACAACCAGTTTAGAAGACCGTGAGTCAGCTATAGTGGATTTCAACAGACCTGGTTCAGACTGCTTTATCTTCTTACTTAGTATTCGTGCTGCGGGTCGGGGTCTTAATCTCCAGTCTGCTGATACAGTTGTCATATATGATCCTGATCCAAACCCTAAAAATGAAGAGCAGGCAGTTGCTAGAGCCCATCGCATTGGACAGAAGAGAGAGGTCAAGGTCATCTATTTGGAAGCAGTTGTTGACAAAATGGCTAGCCATCAGAAGGAGGATGAACTACGAAGTGGAGGTACAGTTGATTCAGAGGATGACCTTGCTGGTAAGGACCGGTATATCGGATCAATTGAGAGCCTCATAAGAAACAATATTCAACAGTACAAGATTGACATGGCTGATGAGGTTATCAATGCTGGGCGTTTTGACCAGAGAACAACTCATGAAGAGAGACGTATGACTCTGGAAACCTTACTGCATGATGAAGAGAGGTACCAAGAAACTCTTCATGATGTTCCCTCATTACAGGAGGTAAATCGCATGATTGCTAGAAGTGAAGAAGAAGTTGAATTGTTTGATCAGATGGACGAAGAACTTGACTGGATTGAAGAAATGACAAGGTACAACCAGCTCCCCAAATGGCTTCGAACCAGTACAAAAGAAGTAAATGCTGTGATTGCTAGTTTATCAAAAAGACCATCTAAGACCACTTTGTTGGGTGGTAATGCTGGTTTGGAGTCCACTGAAATGGGCTCTGGTTCATCTCCGAAAACTGAAAGAAAGAGGGGGCGGCCCAAGAAAAATCATCCTAGCTACAAGGAGTTAGATGATGACAATGGCGAATACTTTGAAGCCAGTTCTGATGAGAATGAAGAAGAGGGAGAAGTTGAAGAGTTAGAGGATGATGAATATAGTGGTGCTGTTGAGGCAACACCAACTATTAAGGAACAAGTGGAAGAGGATGTCCTTGAATGTGAAGGTGGATACGAATATCCTAAGGATTCAGAAAGAGTTACAAACAACCACATACTAGAAGAAGCTGGTTCCTCAGGATCATCCTCAGACAGTCGGAGATTGATGCAGACGGTGTCTCCTGTTTCTTCTCAGAAATTTGGGTCCCTGTCTGCCTTAGATGGTAGGCCGGGATCTGCTTCAAAGAGGATG CAAGACGATGTAGAGGAAGGTGAGATTGTCGTATCGGGCGATTCTCACGTGGACCATTTGGACCACCAACAATCTGGAAGTTCGAATCATGACCGTGATGAAGGTGAAGACGAACAGGTTTTGCAACCCAAGATCAAGAGGAAGCGTAGCCTTCGGGTTCGCCCTCGTCATACCATAGAGAGGCCAGAGGAGAAGTCTGGTAGTGAGACACCATCTCTTCAACGGGGAGATTCATCTCTGTTGCCATTTCATGTGGACCATAAATCTCAAGCACAGTCAAGGGCTGATTCTGAAATCAAAACATATGGAGAGCCCCATGCTGTAAAGCACGACCAAAGTGATTCATCTTCAAAAACTAAGCGAATTTTGCCTAGGAGAGGCTCTAATATGTCCAAAGTGCATGTTTCACCTAAATCTGGCAGATCAAATGGCATGTCTGATCCTGCGGAAGATGCTGCTGAACCCCGCAGAGAAAATTGGGATGGAAAAGTTGGGAATACAAGTGGAACTTCTGTTTATGGCACAAAAATGTCTGAGATCGTCCAGAGAAAG TGCAAGAATGTAATTAGCAAGTTCCAAAGGAGAATAGATAAGGAAGGTCCTCAGATAGTACCTTTACTAACAGATTTGTGGAAGCGCATTGAAAATTCTAGTTACGCAAGTGGATCTGGAAATAATCTCTTGGATTTACGAAAGATTGATCAGCGGATAGAGAGGTTGGAGTATACTGGAGTAATGGAGCTTGTGTCCGATGTGCAGTCTATGCTGAAAAATGGAATGCAGTTTTATGGGTTTAACTATGAG GTAAGAACTGAAGCCAGGAAAGTACATGATCTTTTCTTTGATATCTTGAAAATAGCTTTTGCGGAGACTGATTTTCGAGAAGCCAGAAGTGCACTCTCATTTACTAGCCCAGTTTTGACCAGCAATGCTCCGGCTCCGTCCCCTAGAGCGGCGACCGTTGGCCTAAGCAAGAGACACAAACTGATAAATGAGGTGGAGCCTGACTCAACCCCCCAACAGAAGCCACAACAACGTGCACCAATTTTCAACAGCGAAGACACAAGGGTGCGAAGCCATATGCTCCAGAAGGAATCAAGACATGGGAGTGGAAGTGGTAACAGTCGGGACCACTATCACCAGGATGATTCTCCACCGCTTGCTCATCCAGGGGATCTGGttatctgcaagaagaagaggaaagacaGGGAGAAGTCCGTGGTGAAGACTAGGACTGGATCTGCTGGCCCTGTTTCACCCCCAAGCGTGGGTCGCGGTATTAGAAGTCCAGGTCCAAATTCAGTTCCAAAACAAAACCCCCATCCGCAAGGGTGGGCTAACCAGCCTGCTCAGCCGACGAACAAGGGTGGAGGGTCGGTCGGTTGGGCCAATCCCGTGAAGAGGTTAAGGACAGATTCTGGAAAGAGACGCCCGAGCCATTTATGA